A portion of the Candidatus Paceibacterota bacterium genome contains these proteins:
- a CDS encoding collagen-like protein, with translation PSGPTGAGATGATGASGPSGLTGPTGATGPSGPSGLEGPSGPTGAGATGATGPSGPSGLTGPTGATGATGPSGLTGATGATGATGPSGLTGATGATGATGASGPSGLTGPTGATGASGPSGLTGPTGATGPSGPTGAGATGTTGASGPSGPSGLTGPSGPSGLTGPSGPTGSLTSASNYLGADVTLSATPNTPSITGPTLTPAAGTYFVTGHLTIRPSATAALLDTTANLMCGSTIISTSEVAIPKAGAGTWDIATISLAGICVIDAVNTVIHMEASATTASAVILTSPIAGGVANKASGIQIVKIG, from the coding sequence ACCTAGCGGCCCGACCGGTGCAGGTGCTACCGGTGCAACTGGGGCATCGGGTCCCTCGGGTCTGACCGGACCAACCGGCGCAACTGGACCCTCGGGTCCATCCGGACTTGAAGGACCTAGCGGCCCGACCGGTGCAGGTGCTACCGGTGCAACTGGCCCATCGGGTCCCTCGGGTCTGACCGGACCAACGGGTGCGACTGGTGCAACGGGACCTTCTGGTCTTACTGGTGCTACCGGCGCAACGGGTGCAACGGGACCTTCTGGTCTTACTGGTGCTACCGGCGCAACGGGCGCAACTGGAGCATCGGGCCCCTCTGGTCTGACCGGACCAACCGGTGCAACTGGAGCATCGGGCCCCTCTGGTCTGACCGGACCAACCGGTGCAACTGGACCTTCTGGTCCCACCGGTGCAGGTGCAACAGGAACAACGGGTGCTAGTGGACCATCTGGTCCATCTGGTTTGACAGGTCCATCTGGTCCATCTGGGCTTACTGGACCAAGTGGCCCTACCGGTTCCCTCACCTCAGCTTCCAACTATCTCGGGGCGGATGTTACGTTGAGTGCGACTCCAAATACTCCAAGCATTACGGGGCCAACCTTGACCCCGGCTGCAGGAACATATTTCGTGACAGGACATTTAACGATTCGGCCTTCGGCTACTGCCGCGCTGCTTGATACGACCGCAAATTTGATGTGCGGATCAACTATTATTTCAACTTCTGAGGTTGCAATACCGAAGGCTGGCGCGGGCACGTGGGACATTGCCACTATTTCTTTGGCTGGCATTTGCGTTATCGACGCTGTCAATACTGTGATTCACATGGAAGCTTCCGCGACGACCGCAAGTGCCGTAATACTTACATCCCCGATCGCTGGAGGTGTTGCAAATAAGGCAAGCGGAATTCAAATTGTGAAAATAGGGTAG
- a CDS encoding FUSC family protein: MNSIWQRVIAPFAKRKYWIQWILVTASAAAVSWLVGNQVIENGGLVAAIVATLTVRISVNKSLREGFGQLLGTAIGVGTAFISLHFFGFGVTTVFVTVILSLVASRALHLGEVASINVPITALIVLGPGLAETKAIHRTLSTVIGMCIAVVFSYFAHPKSPAGRTIDRIKSLADKSADLLELMSEAVFYGYTRDIAAKMLGAARVLMEEIPTVRAQALEARSYARWFPMAREEEAEELYERGVAIEHSVVQVRTIARTLFDISLDKDLPPSITEKISHALTSAGIAIRKESSTLGEEISEATHNARTNDLRAALKSLAEEFMERGQKIHLAQFARGISLVTNLERIADSLDLDSPAITDVMSPEEAAEMQILALSPIEQGRKIQKKMRRLLPKRFRRSR, from the coding sequence ATGAATTCAATCTGGCAACGAGTAATCGCTCCTTTTGCCAAGCGCAAGTACTGGATTCAATGGATTCTCGTAACCGCAAGTGCCGCCGCCGTATCGTGGCTGGTTGGAAACCAAGTGATCGAAAATGGTGGACTCGTTGCAGCCATTGTCGCGACTTTGACGGTTCGAATATCCGTAAATAAATCCCTACGCGAAGGATTTGGCCAACTCCTTGGCACTGCGATCGGAGTAGGCACTGCCTTTATATCACTACATTTTTTTGGTTTCGGCGTAACAACAGTTTTTGTGACTGTCATTCTTTCCCTGGTTGCATCGCGTGCATTACATCTAGGTGAAGTTGCATCAATAAATGTGCCCATCACCGCTCTCATTGTTCTCGGCCCAGGCCTTGCCGAGACGAAAGCGATCCACCGAACTCTTTCCACCGTTATTGGAATGTGCATAGCGGTCGTATTTTCTTACTTCGCCCACCCGAAGTCTCCCGCCGGTCGAACGATCGACAGAATCAAATCTCTTGCAGATAAGTCAGCGGACTTACTCGAATTAATGTCCGAGGCGGTGTTTTATGGTTACACGCGAGATATAGCCGCCAAAATGCTTGGAGCAGCACGAGTACTGATGGAGGAAATTCCTACCGTCCGAGCCCAAGCGCTTGAGGCTCGCTCTTACGCACGGTGGTTTCCTATGGCAAGAGAAGAGGAAGCCGAAGAACTCTACGAACGCGGCGTCGCGATAGAGCATTCCGTCGTGCAAGTGAGAACAATCGCGCGAACTCTTTTTGATATCTCTCTCGACAAAGACTTACCACCTAGCATCACTGAAAAAATCTCTCATGCACTTACTTCTGCTGGCATCGCCATTCGAAAAGAGAGTTCAACCCTAGGTGAAGAAATTTCAGAGGCGACGCACAATGCGAGGACCAATGATTTGCGCGCGGCACTCAAATCTCTAGCCGAGGAATTCATGGAACGCGGACAGAAAATTCATCTCGCGCAATTTGCGCGCGGCATTTCTCTAGTAACAAACTTGGAGCGGATCGCAGATTCCCTTGATCTCGACAGCCCTGCTATTACTGATGTCATGTCCCCGGAAGAAGCGGCCGAGATGCAAATTTTGGCCCTCTCCCCCATCGAGCAAGGCAGAAAAATCCAGAAGAAAATGAGACGACTTCTTCCAAAGAGATTCCGCAGGTCTCGGTAA
- a CDS encoding GNAT family N-acetyltransferase, producing the protein MAKEINHSQVLDDAVWSALSGPHALMAEVHGMSRRYPLDISPFGAIEDPHNPQAWRDLSELIGPGGHVLLTGPELHIADGWEIIDGGFGLQMTGEDVEGELDTEGELDAEAIPLGDDDVPEMLDLVSRTQPGPFLPRTIELGGYLGFRVNGALVAMAGCRIHPQGWREISAVCTDESQRGKGLAGRLVKAVAANIRAEGDMPFLHVSESNANAIRLYLAMGFRIRMRTQFAVIKEVSA; encoded by the coding sequence ATGGCGAAAGAAATAAATCATTCCCAAGTGTTAGACGACGCGGTGTGGTCAGCGCTTAGTGGACCTCACGCCTTAATGGCAGAAGTGCATGGAATGTCCAGGCGCTATCCATTGGACATCTCTCCGTTTGGCGCGATAGAAGATCCTCACAATCCGCAAGCATGGCGTGACCTTTCAGAATTAATCGGCCCTGGTGGGCATGTTCTTCTAACAGGTCCAGAACTCCACATCGCGGACGGCTGGGAAATTATTGATGGCGGATTTGGCCTGCAGATGACTGGAGAGGATGTCGAGGGAGAACTCGATACCGAGGGAGAACTCGATGCCGAGGCGATTCCGCTTGGCGATGATGATGTGCCAGAAATGCTCGATCTTGTTTCCCGCACTCAACCAGGTCCCTTTCTTCCACGCACTATCGAGCTTGGTGGGTACTTAGGGTTTCGCGTAAATGGCGCACTTGTCGCCATGGCCGGTTGCCGGATTCATCCCCAGGGTTGGCGTGAGATCAGTGCCGTCTGCACGGATGAGTCGCAACGGGGGAAGGGGTTGGCGGGTCGCCTTGTGAAGGCGGTTGCTGCCAACATTCGAGCCGAGGGGGATATGCCGTTCCTTCACGTCTCTGAATCAAATGCAAATGCAATTCGCCTGTATCTAGCCATGGGATTTCGGATTAGGATGCGCACGCAATTTGCCGTCATTAAAGAGGTTTCAGCGTAG
- the trxA gene encoding thioredoxin has product MATINIGNESFSETVSKGGITFVDFWAAWCGPCRMFAPVFEAASEKFPEITFAKVDTEAEQELAQGAGISSIPTLMAFKDGILVFSQPGALPAPSFEELIQAVQGLDMDDVRKQIAEEEAAAKG; this is encoded by the coding sequence ATGGCCACAATCAATATCGGGAACGAATCCTTCAGTGAGACAGTCAGCAAAGGCGGGATTACCTTTGTAGATTTCTGGGCTGCTTGGTGTGGACCTTGCAGAATGTTCGCTCCAGTATTTGAAGCTGCCTCTGAGAAGTTTCCAGAGATTACTTTTGCCAAGGTTGATACAGAAGCCGAGCAAGAATTGGCGCAGGGCGCGGGAATCTCCTCCATCCCAACCTTGATGGCTTTCAAGGATGGAATCTTGGTTTTCAGCCAACCTGGTGCGCTTCCTGCCCCGTCATTTGAAGAGTTGATTCAAGCCGTTCAGGGCTTGGATATGGACGACGTCCGCAAGCAGATTGCCGAAGAAGAGGCAGCAGCCAAAGGATAG
- a CDS encoding rhodanese-related sulfurtransferase, with the protein MELQKVILYYGFTPISDPEAIRLWQQTLCEALGLNGRILISPHGINGTLGGDMSALKKYVKATKAYPGFKKIDFKWSDGDGNDFPRLKVRVRDELVAFGNPTELEVDENGVVGGGVHLKPYDVEKLVKERGDDVVFFDGRNAFEAKIGKFRNAVVPDVMTSRDFVSEIESGKYDHLKEKPIVTYCTGGIRCEVLSSVMKKRGFKEVYQIEGGIVRYGKKYGDSSLWEGSLYTFDARMAIDFSENTKIIGECEKCSTATKQFYNCANVACHELVLLCESCANNQSNKYCSHDQTFI; encoded by the coding sequence GTGGAACTTCAAAAGGTTATTCTTTATTACGGTTTCACGCCTATTTCCGACCCCGAAGCAATTCGACTCTGGCAGCAGACCCTCTGTGAAGCACTCGGTCTAAATGGACGTATCTTGATTTCACCGCACGGCATTAACGGAACTCTTGGTGGAGATATGTCCGCCCTAAAGAAATATGTCAAAGCCACAAAGGCTTACCCAGGATTTAAGAAAATCGATTTCAAATGGTCAGATGGTGATGGAAATGATTTTCCTCGTCTCAAGGTACGTGTACGCGATGAGCTCGTTGCATTTGGAAATCCAACAGAACTTGAAGTTGATGAGAATGGCGTTGTCGGCGGCGGAGTGCATCTCAAGCCCTACGACGTAGAGAAATTAGTCAAAGAACGCGGTGACGATGTTGTTTTCTTCGATGGCCGCAATGCCTTCGAAGCGAAGATCGGGAAATTCCGAAATGCGGTTGTGCCTGATGTAATGACTTCTCGGGACTTCGTAAGCGAGATTGAAAGTGGCAAATACGATCACCTCAAAGAAAAGCCGATTGTCACCTACTGCACAGGCGGAATAAGGTGCGAAGTCCTTTCATCGGTAATGAAGAAACGCGGATTCAAAGAGGTCTACCAAATTGAAGGTGGAATTGTGAGGTACGGCAAGAAGTATGGCGATAGCTCTCTGTGGGAGGGATCCCTTTACACATTTGACGCACGCATGGCGATTGACTTCTCAGAAAATACAAAAATCATTGGCGAGTGCGAAAAATGTTCGACTGCAACGAAGCAATTTTATAACTGTGCCAATGTCGCCTGCCACGAATTGGTCCTACTCTGCGAGTCTTGCGCCAACAATCAATCGAATAAGTACTGCTCGCATGACCAAACGTTCATATAG
- a CDS encoding DUF5671 domain-containing protein, with protein MIIGALFPVILLVIVILVIRRFTSRDDHGPVTGNSVRRFFQFLLMYGLLVVSGVGFSGLLGRLLRADSLVVLDQTGLARNFSFVVVGVPLYALLAFWTRRKFIAEPVEAKSFGWTFYITASSVTALLFTFFAFREILTWAVDDVNYNGESIARVIVWGAIWGAHWWLDARVTPKTSTRYHHLIGSLIGLVAVFVGLSDLLSAGLGRVFHLGGDAIFMRGGDSIWLSAITLITGIPVWWLYWMRTYSKSSKDSLWFGYVLLAGVAGGLIVAVSCASTVLYQVLVWFIGEPASTEAAFHFQNASNFAGAAIVGFITWWYHHAVLDEERVAARTEVQRIYEYLIAGIGLAAASGGIGVLLTALVQELTSSTSLVGGSGSSNTLIAAGTLLIIGGPVWLIFWSRVQNATQKSPATEHASATRRIYLFLLFGVGGLAGVVALLVGVFFFFDDVFKGNFGIATFHRARFTISILLTAFAVAGYHWMIYRNERELGIPGQKGLQFVFLIGAKDIELNRAITHQTGARVQAWKRVNDTSSFGSTEEVLKILSAVESENVLLLADPDGVKVIPIDRD; from the coding sequence ATGATAATTGGCGCTCTATTTCCAGTCATTCTTCTTGTCATAGTCATTTTGGTCATTCGGAGATTTACTAGTCGTGATGATCACGGTCCCGTAACAGGGAATTCCGTGAGGAGATTTTTCCAATTCCTCCTCATGTATGGACTTCTCGTTGTATCAGGAGTGGGGTTCTCTGGATTACTTGGACGACTTCTGCGCGCAGACAGCCTTGTGGTCCTAGACCAAACCGGACTAGCGAGAAACTTTTCATTCGTTGTCGTTGGTGTTCCTCTGTATGCACTTTTGGCCTTCTGGACAAGGCGCAAATTCATCGCCGAGCCCGTTGAGGCAAAGTCATTCGGTTGGACTTTCTATATCACCGCATCTTCTGTAACCGCGCTTCTCTTTACTTTTTTTGCGTTCCGCGAGATTCTCACGTGGGCAGTAGACGATGTGAACTACAACGGCGAATCAATCGCCAGAGTTATTGTTTGGGGAGCAATCTGGGGCGCACATTGGTGGCTTGATGCTCGAGTTACTCCTAAGACCAGTACCAGATATCACCACCTCATTGGATCACTTATTGGACTGGTGGCAGTGTTTGTCGGCTTGAGCGATTTGCTCTCTGCGGGTCTTGGTCGCGTTTTTCATCTAGGTGGAGATGCAATTTTCATGCGAGGAGGCGACTCCATTTGGTTGAGCGCTATTACCTTGATCACTGGAATACCGGTTTGGTGGCTCTACTGGATGAGGACATACTCAAAATCTTCCAAAGACTCGCTCTGGTTTGGCTACGTATTGCTGGCAGGTGTGGCTGGCGGACTGATAGTCGCAGTTTCGTGTGCCAGCACGGTTCTCTACCAAGTTTTAGTCTGGTTCATAGGGGAGCCAGCCTCTACAGAGGCCGCATTCCATTTTCAGAACGCGTCAAATTTCGCAGGCGCGGCCATAGTCGGCTTCATAACATGGTGGTACCACCATGCGGTACTCGATGAAGAGAGAGTCGCTGCTCGAACTGAGGTGCAGCGGATTTATGAATATTTAATTGCTGGTATTGGTCTTGCAGCGGCATCTGGTGGAATTGGAGTGCTTCTTACTGCACTTGTTCAAGAGCTCACTAGTTCTACATCGCTAGTCGGCGGTAGTGGTTCTAGCAATACCCTAATCGCAGCGGGCACGCTCTTGATTATTGGTGGACCAGTGTGGTTGATATTCTGGAGCCGGGTTCAGAATGCCACGCAGAAATCTCCTGCAACAGAGCATGCATCCGCTACCCGTCGAATCTATCTTTTTCTACTTTTCGGCGTAGGTGGACTGGCTGGAGTAGTCGCCCTGTTAGTTGGGGTTTTCTTCTTCTTCGACGATGTATTTAAAGGAAACTTCGGTATCGCCACTTTTCACCGAGCCCGCTTTACTATAAGTATTTTGCTAACAGCTTTTGCGGTCGCTGGTTACCACTGGATGATTTATAGGAACGAACGAGAACTTGGGATACCAGGTCAAAAAGGACTTCAGTTTGTTTTCCTCATCGGAGCGAAGGATATTGAATTGAACCGCGCAATAACTCATCAGACGGGCGCTCGAGTCCAAGCCTGGAAACGAGTTAATGACACAAGCAGTTTTGGATCGACTGAGGAAGTGCTAAAGATTCTGTCAGCAGTTGAAAGCGAGAACGTTCTCTTACTTGCCGACCCAGACGGAGTGAAGGTAATTCCAATCGATCGCGATTAA
- a CDS encoding magnesium and cobalt transport protein CorA, giving the protein MIVDSALYQKGIRVDGPTDISDLVDIAKSSGGFVWLGLAEPSHEELQMIVGELNFHPLAVEDAVHAKQRPKIEGYEGLTLFVLKTVFFDPTETEISTGEILCFISDHFIVIVRHGEGSPLATVRRDLEAKPELMALGPYAVLHAVLDRVIDGYIAIATALEQEVARLETKVFSGRRQTFSQDIYFLKREFIEFRHAIEPLVLPVQKVAGENFTLVPEPLKPFFRDTLDHLMRACDHATGLDSMLTSVLQADLAHVQVQQNIDVRKITAWVALASGPTMIAGIYGMNFEHMPELSTRFGYPLVIGGMVLLTLFLFRKFKKSDWL; this is encoded by the coding sequence GTGATCGTTGACTCCGCGCTTTACCAAAAAGGCATACGCGTTGATGGACCAACCGATATCTCGGACTTAGTAGACATTGCAAAATCCAGCGGAGGGTTTGTCTGGCTGGGTCTGGCGGAACCGTCCCATGAAGAATTGCAAATGATCGTGGGTGAACTGAATTTCCATCCCCTCGCTGTAGAAGATGCAGTACACGCTAAACAACGTCCAAAGATAGAAGGCTATGAAGGTCTCACTCTCTTCGTTTTAAAAACAGTTTTCTTTGACCCAACCGAAACAGAAATTTCCACCGGCGAAATTCTCTGCTTTATATCCGATCATTTCATTGTGATTGTGCGTCACGGGGAAGGTTCTCCTCTGGCCACCGTGCGAAGAGATCTTGAAGCAAAGCCAGAGCTGATGGCCCTTGGACCCTATGCGGTTCTTCACGCAGTTCTTGATCGAGTTATTGATGGGTACATAGCGATTGCCACAGCCCTCGAACAAGAGGTTGCGAGGCTAGAAACCAAAGTCTTTAGCGGCAGACGCCAAACCTTCTCGCAAGATATCTACTTTCTAAAGAGAGAATTCATCGAGTTTCGTCACGCTATCGAGCCGCTTGTTCTCCCCGTGCAGAAAGTAGCTGGTGAGAACTTCACCCTGGTACCCGAGCCGCTAAAACCCTTCTTCCGAGACACGTTAGACCACTTAATGCGCGCTTGCGACCACGCCACCGGATTGGACTCGATGCTCACTTCTGTTCTGCAAGCAGACCTAGCCCACGTACAAGTTCAACAGAATATTGACGTAAGAAAAATTACGGCGTGGGTCGCACTTGCTTCGGGGCCAACAATGATCGCAGGCATCTACGGAATGAACTTCGAACACATGCCAGAACTTAGCACTCGTTTTGGCTATCCACTTGTGATCGGTGGGATGGTTTTGTTGACATTGTTTCTCTTTCGAAAATTCAAAAAATCTGACTGGCTGTAG
- a CDS encoding fibronectin type III domain-containing protein, with translation MKTPSGRGKRPLLILLVSALSVFMISPVAAVSLPSAPQYVEAMAGPTQVAVTWDPPSSNTEATLTYTARVWTVPPPTASPIFGSCSTTSLGCVVSGLATGSTYYVDVVASNSAGTGGPSAMKPISPGNAGSPPSNVSATSDSKGMLSVKWSPSSSLGTGQFAWYAAEVFTGPEISAGSYAGYCTESSALGNSCLIGGLKLGTAYYVQVRTVSSLGSSYPTTPRYKVIVGSAASATPTSAATSKPRLSAPQSVKVVALSKAIRVSWKAPVFTAGKRILGYRAGAYGPAHTLLSYCKTTARVFTCTILKLKPKKATYIGVVALYSGVESPLSKLIAVIPKS, from the coding sequence ATGAAGACACCGTCTGGTCGTGGTAAGCGACCCTTGCTTATTCTTTTAGTATCTGCGCTGAGCGTGTTTATGATTTCGCCAGTTGCAGCAGTTTCACTGCCTTCGGCACCCCAATATGTGGAGGCAATGGCGGGGCCGACTCAGGTAGCGGTCACATGGGATCCGCCGAGTTCCAATACAGAGGCAACCCTCACCTACACTGCACGGGTTTGGACAGTCCCACCCCCCACCGCCTCGCCAATTTTTGGATCCTGCTCCACGACAAGTCTGGGGTGTGTAGTTTCTGGATTAGCGACCGGTTCGACGTATTACGTGGACGTGGTGGCAAGCAATAGTGCCGGCACCGGTGGACCAAGTGCCATGAAGCCAATATCTCCAGGTAATGCTGGATCTCCTCCAAGTAATGTTTCTGCAACAAGTGATAGCAAGGGAATGCTGAGCGTTAAATGGTCTCCGTCATCTTCGCTGGGGACTGGTCAGTTTGCTTGGTATGCCGCCGAAGTTTTTACTGGACCAGAAATCTCCGCTGGGTCATACGCGGGATACTGCACCGAAAGTTCAGCTCTGGGAAATAGTTGTCTGATCGGCGGACTCAAATTGGGCACTGCATACTATGTTCAAGTTAGAACCGTATCGTCACTCGGGTCCAGTTATCCAACAACGCCGAGATACAAAGTCATCGTTGGAAGCGCTGCCAGCGCAACGCCAACTTCTGCAGCGACTTCCAAGCCAAGGCTGTCGGCACCTCAATCGGTGAAGGTGGTTGCTCTTTCCAAAGCAATTCGGGTTTCCTGGAAAGCACCGGTATTCACAGCGGGTAAGAGAATCCTTGGATACCGAGCAGGGGCGTACGGTCCAGCTCACACGTTGCTCTCTTATTGCAAAACTACAGCGAGAGTTTTCACATGCACAATCTTAAAGTTGAAGCCGAAGAAGGCTACGTACATTGGCGTGGTCGCGCTTTATTCGGGCGTGGAGAGCCCATTGTCCAAATTGATTGCCGTCATTCCCAAGAGTTAG